The Tenebrio molitor chromosome 7, icTenMoli1.1, whole genome shotgun sequence region CTTTTTAAAGGAATGGATGGAAGTGGTATTTGTTCAATAGTTATAAAATACACtcttattgtttattttttgtaggccAATAGAATTCAAGAAAAAGCATTAGATTTAGATCCGCAAATATGTAGCACTTTGGTAGTTCACGGCTTGCCAGGCTTTGGTAAATCATGTTTAGTAAATCAAGTTTTACAAACTAAACGTTTTTTAGAAGTGTCGGGAAGTGCAATGTTTTGGATCAATTTAGGTGAACATTCTGATATAACAACTGTGATAAATCCGTTATGGAAGTAAGTTACGTAAATAGCTCATTTTTATCAGTTAAAATGGTGGTTATTGTcattaatgaaatattttttaaaattttaacagatATTAGACAATTACAACTGTTTTAATTGAGACAGATTTTCAGCAAGGTGGCACTACAAGTACCAACAGTTCTGGAGTTTGCATAATGGTGGAGGTTGATTGTAACTAAAAATTGAGGCTTTtggtcaaataaaaaaattaaatgtaactCCTGCTTCTATAAGAGCTAATGATTGGTTAGTGTGATTGAAATTTCTGTTTCACTTGTTTCAGTTTATATTTGACTGCCGTGAAGCTAACTGATCAAGCACCTCTATCACACAGACCAGAGGACATTACTGTGttgcaaaatgaaataaaaagacTGCTTTTGGATGAGCGCTTGCAAAAGTCGTATATTATTCTAGATGATGTAAAATCATCAgaagttttgaaagtttttaaattgagttgcaaattaattgttactaCGCAAGATAAAAATATAGCAAAGGATTCAGAAGCTGTTTTCATCCAAGTCACAACAGGGTTTACTAAAAAAGAATCCTTGGAGTTGTTGAGAAAATCATTGGAAACTGATAATCTGTCAACTAAAGAGAAATTCGCACATAAGCTTCACGAATTGTGTGACGGTTGTCCAATGTTGTTGAATATTATTGGGTCTATTTTGAAGGACAGTCGGGAGGAAGCTTTATCCACAGACATAATTTGGGATTCTCTAATAAACGAAATCATAGAAGATGAATATCTGCGCCAGTAAGTATCATTTTTAGAGattgtaataaattataattcaatTTTGTTCAGTCCAATAACAACCAGTGTGATCCACATGATCCAAAAATTCGTTACTTGTTTGAGTCCGGAAGTACAGAAATGCTTCCACAGCTTGGCAGTTTTTCCAAAGCACGTTAACATAAGACCTGAAATATTAGTGAAGTTGTGGGAGAAGAGCTATTATGCAGTGAGAAAGATAATGGTGGAACTTGAAAATAAGTCTCTGAtagtttcctttttcaacaaagatCTCAAAACGTACATATACAGTATACATAGTTTAGTTCGCACATACTTAGTGGAAAAAGCTCAAGTGGACATTAAGTCGTATCACAAAAAGATGATCTCACAGTGCGACGAAATTACGAACAAATCACCAGATGATCCAATTGCCAACTACATTTTCGGCTATTACGGATATCATGTCAAAAATGCAGAGCTTTATGAcaaatttgataaatattttgactTGATATTcatcgaaaataaaataaaacgagtCGGTTCCGCCGATTTGTTGACAGATTTCGATACGTACAAGGATTTTATAACTAAGAAGGTGAGAATTGAAAGCGAGTACCGCTTGTTAATAATGAGTATTTTTAGAAACCTCGCCTGGAGCGAAAATTGGAAGATTATATAAAATTCGTTAATTCGTACAGTGCCCATTTACATATTTCTCCCGAGACAAATATCGtgcaatttgcattttttaatgacaacaATTGTGCTTATGAAGAAGCTAAAAATATTGCAAGCAACTATCCAGAtcaattgtatttcaaatTGGAGTTAGTTGCAGGTGTTCATGTAAAGAATATTGTATTCATGAACTGTTTTCAGACCTTATTCTGACAGACACAAGAACTTTCCGATTCTGAAAACGACAAGTGCTGCCACTTCTGTCTGTTTCCTTGATCCCAAAGAAGTACTTGTTGGAACATCTAGCGGCAGCATAGAAGTCAAGGTGCGTATGTTATAACTTACATGTATTtatttcctgttttttttttggtgatatattttatataaaatgttgttttggcataatgggaggccatggaaattttgcatttaatttggtagtaaagctgtctgttgaattaggttatgtttttctaagtttgaggttataaatagcgtcaatgtctagtgcattgttgtcagttttactagtttgcaatagaagaatactcggacatcgcgggaaattcaacaacatgttatgttcattttgataggtctgcatggcaggcactttagtgactgAAATCAAactgtgtccaacgttaaaaaaaagtaatggCCTCCCACTATGCCAAAacacaacgtgaacggtgtttatatTTTAGATTGTCTCGAAAAACGCGTCAAGCCATAagttcattattttttatttgatttcaaTAAACGGAAAATATGGTAAATGATTTTACGAACATAGTAAGAGGCCgtattatgatttttttcaacattaactttttttttcaaatggctaCGTGtactgttttaaatttaaccttgTAAAGATTTTCTTCTGAGTCAAACAAATTGACTTTTGTGCactattcaataaaaaaagtaaataggACATTTATCAACGTTACGTTGGATTTCTTACAGAATTTTCAGGTGCGCAATAGAAAATAATCAGAATGTTGAGACATTTAATTGGAATCATGAGAAATacttatttaaacaaaaatgcaaAACTCATCTTGATAGCTTCAGTGTCTTTTGGACACAGCCCGTATCTCGGTTTTAACCTAAATTAAGGATTAACTAATCTTACCTTGATGCATGGCAAACTCCATTGCGATTGTTTCCAGTTCTACATGACGTCAATattcttaaacgaaaaaaaaaaaaaacatttacatacttaattgtgttaaaaaaatttgttagtaAGAAATCAGAATAACACTTAAAGTGTGACGATTGTgttacataaattttattttgtgataaAAAGTTGATTTTTCTTATCTTACCTTGTCAATATGATTATGTCATCGATTAATAATGGTTATGTTTTACACACCGctattttagatttttacaGATGAATATCGAAAGTATTGAGCTGGGAAAGTTCGAAGCGgcgattttttaattgacgatTGCCAACCGAGGTCTTTGTCAAACCAGTCTTTGGTTAAATCTAAACAGTCGTAAACAGAATTTGGATGgtgtattattattagtggttgaaaatatttaaagaaataGAAGAGCAAAACGTAGCATAAACAGCAagcaaaatttgtcaaattagTTCAAGAacttttcttttctctttctgATCAAATGTTCTTTTGTTGCATTGTTGTTGTTTGAGCATTGGTGTATTCACTTAAAAAATAGCAGTAATGCAATTAAATTCTTGGTCTTTGAGTTATTACCAGTACTGATAGTTTCGTTCAGTTAattgcattaaatttgtttgtacggttggctttaaaaaaaacgggaactggcagattttattaaatttttatagtttgaaacggcctattagaatttaggttaaaaaactgcacttatgtgtcagaaatactactgtcaaacagacacaaattgacataaattgacaaattaaatttccaattcacatagGTCAAATCtcatttcccattttttttgaagccaactgtattATATCTACGTTGTAATTTGTACCTACCAGGTAACTAAAAGATTGTGAATATTTTTCAGTCAATCGCTCATCGACATCAGTTATGATGGCTGAAGTCGATGCATTACCAACATATGAAAAACcctcattaaaaataaaatattgtactgttgtattaaaaaaatcgcgtACACCTATTATTTGCAtgtgtaattttgttgttctggcATCTACTGTGACACTTGAGTTAGTCAAAAATGCCAATACCAAAAGTTTCTGAACAAGAAAAGTGGGAATTTAGTGCAGTCTGTGCCACGCATAATAGACTAAATGCGGTTATAAATGCAAACGGCGCCACTACTAAATAGTAAATATTAATGTAATATTCACataaaattatctaaaaatgaAGACATGACCTGTCTTATAACTTTTAtcaaaatgacagaaaaagtCCGTTTTTAAACGATACAAAAACCTATAAAAATTGCTTACTTGATTTAGATGATGTacgcgattttttttaatacaactgTACAATATCATTGTCAATAAGTATTgggtaattaaaaatgattgtagataaatatggcaactatgtacgaaaatttatgtggcaactctgtaggtaggatagagttgacatttctttgacagttcatagtcgcacaattttgaaaatatgtagtcaAGTCAacgtgcaatggtataaaaaaaatcaaatgcacgcatatgaaatgtcatacataATGTAAACTAATAttttttcgtacatagttgccatatttatccacaatcattttgaatcacccaatacctTATACCGTGTCAGaattaaaaaaccaccaaGACTGCATtctacggtgtgatcaagaatgactgagtctgttggtaacaatgaaatttggcaaatttgaaatttaccatcaaaggttcatttttgcaatagcataaaaataaaaggcataaccaaaaatgtttttaatgtcgtctgaagttaaaaaatccagtcagtgccaattacgacacaaaaaacaccagtacttttcaattgtttcattgtcaACAAACTCAGttattgttgatcacgctgtacctagagaatacaaccggcaacgttgtgtGATCAGAGTTGACTTTTGACTTGGgggcaataaaaatgtttggcTAAGATGATGTCAATGATACCTTATGgaaactgaaattaaaaattcgaattgtaattttgtgtTATTCAAAagatttctttgtttttgcGGCAGTTTGCCATTCTAGTAATATTGAAGTTACCATTAGGATTTtaccaacttaattcaacaggtggcggtttttaaatttttgggCGGCTAGTAGATaatgttttatattattttttatttacatatattttatattaattaataaacgtTATTCAAGCGTGCAAACTTCCCTGTGCGTGCAACaccaattttataattgaTGCTTggtattgttaaaaaattaaatcatgcCCACGTGATTTAATTTGGGAACCAACTGTTGTATGCCAATTGATactcaaatttatttataattacgCATTAGCCATAACAGTACCACATTAGTAAATATAATATCATGAATGAATTCTTAATTTTAGTCGTTTCATCAGTACCACCACAAAGTCCGCCGTTTCGAAGGTCACACAAAAGACGTGTTCAACATACAATTAAGTCCAGATGGGAAAACCTTTCTCTCTATATCTCACGATCGCACCGTAAAACTGTGGAGATTTGTCGAGGATTTAGATCCACAATCGCCCAAATTCAAGCAGACCAACTGGAAAAACCTACATTCACCCGATGAAAATTGTGAACCTCACAAAACATTCAAAATGCAAGATTCAGACTACATAACATCCGCAGCATTTCCATTTGATAATTCAGACGAGATAATCACAGCTTCGAATAGAGGAAAAATTGTGAGGTGGAATACAAGAACAGCTGCTATCATGAAGGAATCGTCTGCGTTGGGCTTGACAATTTCGCGAATATCGTACACACATGACAGCAAGACGGTTATGTTCTCTTATGATGGTAACATGTTGTATTTGTATCAAAGAGGAAATTTGGTGTACAATGGACAACTTAGGATATCAGACGAAATCACAGATTTGCTTCTTCCAACTTCTGCAGACGTTAAAGAAGTAGTGGTGATTACGAGAAACAGATTTGAAATCTGGAATTACGTCCACAAGATTAAGAGATTTTCATTTGAGACTGATTCGAAAATAATTTCCACAGTTGCTGATAATAACGAATCCTTAGCTGTGGGCACAgctaattatatttatttgtacAATTTTAGATCCCAAAAAGTCGATCACTACAGTAATGATTATGGGTGAGTAGATTATTttcttctaattaaataaatttaaaccaGGAGGTGTTATTTATGCGGTGTTATTGCTAGATCTCGGAATGAGCATTTTGTCATACTGAACACAGTtacacaatagttatttacctaACGTGTGCGGTAAGTGAAATTTACCGCGTGAGCACTTTGTTTGTTTTGAAACGagtaattcaaaaataataaaaaattaaatataatattaaaaaagtaaatcagTTAACATTGGTATTGTTTTACTATTGGGTTGGTAGCACCTTCCGCACTGATTactagattattaaaatttaaagcgtcGATGCCGTCTACTACGATCGCACAACACGTTGAACAAATTCTTCCCCAGTTATTACtcttacctttttgaattgcttattttttgtgttgataggaattaattttacaattgcAAATGGGACGAATCGTTCATTTTGTTCAAAGTGAATTGACGTTTCCGTATGTCTGCGTTATTAAATGCCAACCTTACAATGCAATTTCCCCTAGTTTCTGcttgcaaagtaaaaaaacacGGCGTGCGGGAAATCGTTGTTTCCGCACTCCGAGGACAACCGGGAAATACCGATTTTGAAGCTATgggtacaaaaaaataaatttttatagaatCGTTTCTAGTGATTATTAAATATGGGATTGGTATTGATAGTAAATTtcagtgttaaatgtgatgtcatttgaacctgaatccatgttttgtaacaacatttaggagacaatttgaaatttaattttcaatgaaatgacattgcttcatcaataccaacccaattccattaaaataaaagtcactagataattattttatattttctaaatttaaatagaATGAGACAATTACAAGAATTATATTTTAGGGACCCGGCCTCTGTGTTTGTTTTACAAGATCGTGTAGCTTTCATTTGCCTAGATAAAGAAAGCGTCCAACGAT contains the following coding sequences:
- the Dark gene encoding apoptotic protease-activating factor 1 isoform X1, producing MAIYTNVVQEFRKEIEANLNLDDIIDLLIAQRIIDEKSYFEVWGTQNTRLSYLIDFLLKDGKHCAKFINILGTISHVKLIFDAIKSSIDGIRKVIVIGGFPEFSLNYVVRNSVEWMEVANRIQEKALDLDPQICSTLVVHGLPGFGKSCLVNQVLQTKRFLEVSGSAMFWINLGEHSDITTVINPLWNLYLTAVKLTDQAPLSHRPEDITVLQNEIKRLLLDERLQKSYIILDDVKSSEVLKVFKLSCKLIVTTQDKNIAKDSEAVFIQVTTGFTKKESLELLRKSLETDNLSTKEKFAHKLHELCDGCPMLLNIIGSILKDSREEALSTDIIWDSLINEIIEDEYLRHPITTSVIHMIQKFVTCLSPEVQKCFHSLAVFPKHVNIRPEILVKLWEKSYYAVRKIMVELENKSLIVSFFNKDLKTYIYSIHSLVRTYLVEKAQVDIKSYHKKMISQCDEITNKSPDDPIANYIFGYYGYHVKNAELYDKFDKYFDLIFIENKIKRVGSADLLTDFDTYKDFITKKKPRLERKLEDYIKFVNSYSAHLHISPETNIVQFAFFNDNNCAYEEAKNIASNYPDQLYFKLEPYSDRHKNFPILKTTSAATSVCFLDPKEVLVGTSSGSIEVKSFHQYHHKVRRFEGHTKDVFNIQLSPDGKTFLSISHDRTVKLWRFVEDLDPQSPKFKQTNWKNLHSPDENCEPHKTFKMQDSDYITSAAFPFDNSDEIITASNRGKIVRWNTRTAAIMKESSALGLTISRISYTHDSKTVMFSYDGNMLYLYQRGNLVYNGQLRISDEITDLLLPTSADVKEVVVITRNRFEIWNYVHKIKRFSFETDSKIISTVADNNESLAVGTANYIYLYNFRSQKVDHYSNDYGDPASVFVLQDRVAFICLDKESVQRCELYMEPSGKPIVHDLSLFSCHWKDSLPIYFIVNKENKIDIFNGRSTILTGIGDITDKIMCASFSLCGNYLILGTVTGKVYFYNYKKKKLSCLETCQGQIVLIKCFESDVENLDSYDSSNLYGMVFVASSTELVVIVDSEVKLKLQIADELSDMFYFRNNLITVDVHGNAIIRSLFDDGRGDFTSGEFNEVIVANIHKGKNVLAVASNDAGRYIVKVISYLLNSVRIIFETKLECRPKCLCFSSTGKLLAVGCDTGDIKVYNLEDNLQDVLAVHKKSVEKLLFAPNFEPILVSLGDQIAWWNLTSFQEHSENNSEVDNISRQLSVFTFDSWKDKKLHDTVPYLLTSTNLHGKRLQYISASKDFRSFLIIDIDGNIFKMDIIDS
- the Dark gene encoding apoptotic protease-activating factor 1 isoform X2 → MAIYTNVVQEFRKEIEANLNLDDIIDLLIAQRIIDEKSYFEVWGTQNTRLSYLIDFLLKDGKHCAKFINILGTISHVKLIFDAIKSSIDGIRKVIVIGGFPEFSLNYVVRNSVANRIQEKALDLDPQICSTLVVHGLPGFGKSCLVNQVLQTKRFLEVSGSAMFWINLGEHSDITTVINPLWNLYLTAVKLTDQAPLSHRPEDITVLQNEIKRLLLDERLQKSYIILDDVKSSEVLKVFKLSCKLIVTTQDKNIAKDSEAVFIQVTTGFTKKESLELLRKSLETDNLSTKEKFAHKLHELCDGCPMLLNIIGSILKDSREEALSTDIIWDSLINEIIEDEYLRHPITTSVIHMIQKFVTCLSPEVQKCFHSLAVFPKHVNIRPEILVKLWEKSYYAVRKIMVELENKSLIVSFFNKDLKTYIYSIHSLVRTYLVEKAQVDIKSYHKKMISQCDEITNKSPDDPIANYIFGYYGYHVKNAELYDKFDKYFDLIFIENKIKRVGSADLLTDFDTYKDFITKKKPRLERKLEDYIKFVNSYSAHLHISPETNIVQFAFFNDNNCAYEEAKNIASNYPDQLYFKLEPYSDRHKNFPILKTTSAATSVCFLDPKEVLVGTSSGSIEVKSFHQYHHKVRRFEGHTKDVFNIQLSPDGKTFLSISHDRTVKLWRFVEDLDPQSPKFKQTNWKNLHSPDENCEPHKTFKMQDSDYITSAAFPFDNSDEIITASNRGKIVRWNTRTAAIMKESSALGLTISRISYTHDSKTVMFSYDGNMLYLYQRGNLVYNGQLRISDEITDLLLPTSADVKEVVVITRNRFEIWNYVHKIKRFSFETDSKIISTVADNNESLAVGTANYIYLYNFRSQKVDHYSNDYGDPASVFVLQDRVAFICLDKESVQRCELYMEPSGKPIVHDLSLFSCHWKDSLPIYFIVNKENKIDIFNGRSTILTGIGDITDKIMCASFSLCGNYLILGTVTGKVYFYNYKKKKLSCLETCQGQIVLIKCFESDVENLDSYDSSNLYGMVFVASSTELVVIVDSEVKLKLQIADELSDMFYFRNNLITVDVHGNAIIRSLFDDGRGDFTSGEFNEVIVANIHKGKNVLAVASNDAGRYIVKVISYLLNSVRIIFETKLECRPKCLCFSSTGKLLAVGCDTGDIKVYNLEDNLQDVLAVHKKSVEKLLFAPNFEPILVSLGDQIAWWNLTSFQEHSENNSEVDNISRQLSVFTFDSWKDKKLHDTVPYLLTSTNLHGKRLQYISASKDFRSFLIIDIDGNIFKMDIIDS